From the Bacteroidales bacterium genome, one window contains:
- the trpB gene encoding tryptophan synthase subunit beta, whose translation MNMKADQRGYYGEFGGAYIPEMLFPNIRELEENYLDIIRSDNFQSRFRLLLKDYAGRPTPLFRAERLSEHYNTRVFLKREDLNHTGAHKINNTIGQILLARELGKKRIIAETGAGQHGVATATVCALTGMECVVYMGALDVDRQSPNVKKMIMLGARVVPVHSGNKTLKDATNEAIRDWINHPVDTHYIIGSVVGPHPYPDMVTRFQSVISEEIRIQLEEKTGRNYPDFLLACVGGGSNAAGAYYHYLEDNRVRLISAEAAGLGVDSGKTAATSLIGTPGIIHGSRTLLMQDEDGQIEEPYSISAGLDYPGVGPLHAWLARSGRSTVYAVTDDEALQAALLCTRKEGIIPALETAHALACLEKIGAGADDVVVVNLSGRGDKDMETYIQRLEF comes from the coding sequence ATGAACATGAAAGCCGATCAGAGAGGGTATTACGGAGAGTTTGGAGGTGCTTATATTCCTGAAATGCTCTTCCCAAACATCAGGGAGCTGGAAGAAAACTATTTGGATATTATCAGATCTGATAATTTTCAGAGCAGATTCAGGCTCTTACTGAAAGATTACGCCGGAAGGCCCACTCCTCTTTTCAGGGCTGAGAGACTTTCGGAACATTATAATACCCGGGTTTTCCTGAAAAGAGAGGACCTGAACCATACAGGTGCTCATAAGATCAATAATACCATCGGGCAGATCCTTCTGGCCAGAGAACTGGGGAAGAAGCGGATCATTGCAGAGACCGGGGCCGGGCAGCATGGAGTGGCTACGGCCACCGTTTGTGCCCTCACAGGAATGGAGTGTGTGGTCTATATGGGAGCCCTGGATGTGGACCGCCAGTCGCCTAATGTGAAGAAGATGATCATGCTGGGAGCCAGAGTTGTTCCGGTACACAGCGGAAATAAGACCCTGAAGGATGCTACTAACGAGGCCATACGGGACTGGATCAATCACCCTGTGGATACCCATTATATCATTGGATCGGTGGTGGGGCCGCATCCCTATCCCGATATGGTTACCCGCTTTCAGTCAGTGATCTCTGAGGAGATCCGGATACAGCTGGAGGAGAAAACCGGCAGAAACTATCCGGACTTCCTGCTGGCCTGTGTTGGAGGAGGAAGCAATGCTGCCGGCGCTTATTATCATTACCTGGAAGATAATCGTGTGCGTTTGATTTCTGCCGAAGCTGCGGGACTGGGGGTGGACAGTGGTAAAACCGCAGCCACTTCCCTGATTGGCACCCCGGGTATTATTCACGGAAGCAGGACCCTGCTGATGCAGGATGAGGATGGACAGATAGAGGAGCCCTACTCCATATCGGCGGGACTCGATTATCCCGGAGTCGGGCCCCTTCATGCCTGGCTGGCAAGATCGGGAAGGTCCACTGTGTATGCAGTTACAGATGATGAAGCCCTTCAGGCAGCTCTTCTGTGCACCAGGAAAGAGGGGATAATACCTGCTCTTGAAACCGCCCATGCACTGGCATGCCTGGAAAAAATTGGTGCAGGAGCCGATGATGTTGTCGTGGTGAATCTGTCAGGACGGGGCGACAAGGATATGGAAACATATATTCAACGACTGGAATTTTAA
- a CDS encoding phosphoribosylanthranilate isomerase has protein sequence MNREPLQIKVCGMRDPENLEQVCALEPEYVGFIFHRGSKRFVGTGPDPALFRIPGPGTRRVGVFINEKLGQVKKKIELYALDAVQLHGNEPAAYCRSLAADKVHVIKVLDPHEQDPGINEYKGVVDYFLFDSAGRGAGGTGKKFDWKVLEAVQVSAPYFLSGGIGPGDATAIRSIHLPEMTGVDVNSRFEVSPGIKDVEALRGFINHMRT, from the coding sequence GTGAACAGAGAGCCATTGCAGATTAAGGTATGCGGGATGCGCGATCCTGAAAACCTGGAACAGGTATGTGCACTTGAACCGGAGTATGTTGGATTCATTTTCCATCGAGGGTCCAAACGCTTCGTGGGGACTGGTCCCGACCCTGCCCTGTTCAGAATTCCCGGACCGGGAACCAGGAGGGTAGGAGTCTTTATAAATGAGAAGCTCGGGCAGGTGAAAAAGAAAATCGAGCTTTATGCCCTGGATGCGGTTCAGCTGCATGGGAATGAGCCTGCCGCTTATTGCCGGAGCCTGGCGGCGGATAAGGTGCATGTGATTAAGGTGCTTGATCCGCATGAGCAGGATCCCGGGATCAATGAATACAAGGGGGTGGTGGACTATTTCCTTTTTGATTCAGCCGGAAGGGGAGCCGGGGGAACGGGAAAGAAGTTTGACTGGAAAGTGCTGGAGGCGGTCCAGGTATCGGCCCCCTATTTCCTTAGCGGGGGAATAGGACCCGGAGATGCAACAGCTATACGGAGCATACATCTCCCTGAAATGACCGGAGTGGATGTCAACAGCAGGTTTGAAGTGTCACCCGGAATCAAAGATGTGGAGGCTTTGAGGGGATTTATCAATCATATGAGAACATAG
- the trpA gene encoding tryptophan synthase subunit alpha yields MKNRIDQLFSEKEGEILSIYMTAGYPRLQDTVRVLKALQEHGADMVEIGIPFSDPLADGPVIQQSSQIALSNGMNLELLFTQLKEIRRSVHIPLVLMGYLNPVLRMGMEEFLRRCRETGIDGVIIPDLPPAEYEARYRALFQANGIYHSLLITPHTDDQRIKKIVSLCRGFVYLVAESSTTGARNSVVDHQRAYFRRLKEMSLPVPGLIGFGISNRETFRAACSYARGAIIGSAFIRALGESNTLSLEQRVEKFIGGIRGNND; encoded by the coding sequence ATGAAAAACCGGATTGATCAGCTTTTCAGCGAGAAGGAAGGAGAAATTCTCTCCATCTATATGACAGCGGGCTATCCCCGGCTCCAGGATACCGTAAGAGTGTTGAAAGCGCTTCAGGAGCATGGAGCCGATATGGTGGAGATAGGAATTCCCTTTTCCGATCCCCTGGCTGATGGCCCCGTGATTCAGCAGAGCAGTCAGATTGCCCTGAGCAATGGCATGAATCTGGAGCTGCTATTTACCCAGTTAAAGGAGATTCGCCGAAGCGTTCACATTCCCCTTGTACTGATGGGTTACCTGAATCCTGTTCTCCGGATGGGTATGGAGGAATTCTTAAGAAGATGCAGGGAAACGGGAATTGATGGTGTGATTATTCCGGATCTGCCACCCGCTGAATACGAAGCCCGTTACCGGGCGCTCTTCCAGGCAAATGGAATATACCATTCCTTGCTTATCACGCCTCATACAGATGATCAGCGAATAAAGAAGATTGTATCCTTATGCCGAGGATTTGTCTACCTGGTGGCAGAGTCTTCCACGACCGGGGCAAGGAATTCGGTAGTGGACCATCAAAGAGCCTATTTCCGGAGACTGAAGGAGATGAGCCTTCCTGTACCCGGACTCATCGGCTTCGGGATCTCAAACCGGGAGACCTTCCGGGCAGCCTGCAGCTATGCCCGGGGAGCTATTATTGGAAGCGCCTTTATCAGGGCCCTTGGTGAGAGTAATACCCTAAGCCTGGAACAAAGGGTGGAGAAGTTTATTGGGGGCATCAGGGGGAACAACGACTAA